Proteins encoded in a region of the Neodiprion lecontei isolate iyNeoLeco1 chromosome 5, iyNeoLeco1.1, whole genome shotgun sequence genome:
- the LOC124294711 gene encoding uncharacterized protein LOC124294711 isoform X4: MPLPYAVVSFSNDDSDDEQVTSEVPSCWLTPNNTKCWWPKTKNISAFMVKKVLPDTEDPKWELYDVIFENYFDLMATLINSRDSESLEKARKKAESISSSDEQNIPDRKRIQRKKKSMSQKKIIGNSDSEQEMSCRNMLKKIPDLPHNYVTNNSMQFDIENIPVIYEETDEPKDSISIRTLNCSPVKTFCAFTMTSSTDKPHETLTQNDSLKTTRNVPKVLSQQVLTKAPIETEQRLLVAPSSSLPVYDAITTSLPLYTSNRSDAYTQDRSESLVRIIEDNFNKLFKKVAEIAVEVKSLTASLNKLQTRFHDDTDTPASAELLMITDSLPFPTIDKLKDFEYQLEINATLKSSVGSYFKRIGGSGAKDTTLRILRRVFSNAVAQNCSWLGLRDNFSVQNLAIIKITKDAVMVNYNMTDKEFEETCSEWFRQGKQRFIREEKAKAKARA; the protein is encoded by the exons ATGCCGTTGCCCTACGCTGTTGTATCTTTTTCAAATGATGATTCTGACGATGAACAAGTGACATCTGAGGTCCCGAGTTGTTGGTTAACTCCCAACAATACAAAATGCTGGTGGCCTAAGACAAAAAACATAAGTGCATTCATGGTTAAAAAAGTATTGCCCGATACTGAAGATCCTAAGTGGGAATTGTACGACGTCATATTCGAAAACTATTTTG atttgatGGCAACCCTGATTAACAGCAGAGATAGTG AGAGTTTGGAAAAAGCCAGAAAAAAAGCTGAGAGTATTTCATCAAGTGATGAACAAAATATACCAGATAGAAAACggattcaaagaaaaaagaaatctatgtcacaaaaaaaaattattggaaattcAGACAGCGAACAAGAAATGTCATGCAGAAACATgcttaaaaaaattcctgatCTACCACATAATTACGTCACTAACAACAGCATGCAGttcgatattgaaaatattcctgTTATTTATGAAGAGACCGATGAACCAAAAG ACTCCATTTCAATTAGAACACTGAATTGCAGTCCAGTAAAGACGTTTTGTGCGTTTACAATGACATCATCAACCGATAAGCCTCACGAAACATTAACACAAAATg ATTCACTTAAAACCACACGCAACGTCCCAAAAGTGTTATCGCAGCAAGTACTTACCAAAGCTCCAATTGAAACAG AGCAGAGATTACTTGTAGCACCAAGTTCATCACTACCAGTATATGATGCAATAACTACCTCTTTGCCATTGTACACATCTAACAGATCAGATGCGTATACACAAG ATAGGTCCGAGTCTTTGGTACGAATTATTGAAG ataattttaataaattattcaaaaaagttGCTGAAATAGCAGTAGAGGTAAAATCTTTGACAGcaagtttgaataaattacaaacaaGATTTCATGATGACACCGACACCCCTGCAAGTGCTGAACTGCTCATGATCACAGATTCGTTACCATTTCCTACAATTGATAAACTGAAGGACTTTGAATACCAATTGGAAATAAATGCTACCCTAAAATCTAGTGTG GGATCATATTTCAAACGAATTGGAGGTAGCGGAGCAAAAGATACTACATTGCGTATTCTTCGAAGAGTTTTCTCAAATGCAGTGGCTCAGAATTGTTCCTGGTTGGGCCTAcgtgataatttttcagtCCAAAATTTGGCTATAATAAAGATCACCAAAG ATGCAGTAATGGTGAATTATAACATGACGGACAAAGAATTTGAAGAAACTTGCAGTGAGTGGTTCCGTCAAGGAAAACAAAGATTTATCAGAGAAGAGAAGGCGAAGGCCAAAGCACGAGCATAG